The proteins below are encoded in one region of Leptotrichia sp. oral taxon 218:
- a CDS encoding patatin-like phospholipase family protein, with protein MKRKNMIYFFIFFIFLINLSFSDEKGIFLENPKENLEKISDESEKNIKDVKNIRKDNLEKFEKTNFLKKEDKNINERSESKKSENKKNEIPQKDKKIGLALSGGTAKGLAHIGILKVLDEEKVPVEFVTGTSMGSIIAGMYSVGYTPKEIEEIAENMDWMKLFNDKIERRNKGITRNMIEDQNSIVLPLGKKAMPKLPVGVVGGKTASQQLNELFYGAIGTDDFTKFPRKFAAVATDLNSGEGVMITKGSIATAIRASLSLPSIFAPVRSGDRLYIDGGVVRNLPVQDLKVLGADYTIGVNVGDGFVKRDENKMNLIDVITDSSTIAGRQEVERQIRMLDLYMKPDLEKFEAYDFSKVKEIIAAGEKIARDNIDKIRELSNPKLYDELEEKRKEFRKTWTDEYNITSIDIEGNKKYKDSYFKKFLPKKLGNMNRLEMEEIVNEIYQNGNFTTAYYEVKNNKLVINVQEKPSDYVTLNGNINNEDKATINFGFQGNKVLGDINARYSSNTTVSNEYGINNSVILGIGKDEKVLILGNLDYKRDMIYNQNFGNGYYDFVNKKFSLETGVGFQISKNLLLFTGGGYQTSKVEKNQDQRKNGKKRFPFFETSLTYDTRNSIESPTKGIYFTSKYTFSNSKDANFNALYQTGEVNIPVGEKLTFTPKVSYLTVKGNDIPETYEPKLGGIKTEDNSLEFFGLPADKVRGESIFVGSVKLQYNISKILYADTMYSRAYISDEGFDFGSRKRESYKFGFGVKTPLGPGYFGIAKVPGETLRYILNFGYKPQ; from the coding sequence TTGAAAAGAAAAAATATGATTTATTTTTTTATATTTTTTATTTTTCTTATAAATTTAAGTTTTTCTGACGAAAAAGGAATTTTTTTGGAAAATCCGAAAGAAAATCTTGAAAAAATTTCTGACGAAAGTGAGAAAAATATAAAAGATGTTAAAAACATTAGAAAAGATAATTTAGAAAAATTTGAGAAAACAAATTTTTTGAAAAAAGAAGATAAAAATATAAACGAAAGAAGCGAAAGTAAAAAAAGTGAAAATAAAAAAAATGAAATACCTCAAAAAGACAAGAAAATAGGTCTTGCACTTAGCGGTGGAACTGCAAAAGGACTTGCTCACATTGGAATTTTAAAAGTTTTGGACGAGGAAAAAGTGCCTGTGGAATTTGTGACAGGGACGAGTATGGGAAGTATTATTGCGGGAATGTATAGTGTTGGCTACACTCCCAAAGAAATTGAAGAAATTGCAGAAAATATGGACTGGATGAAATTATTTAACGATAAAATTGAGCGACGGAATAAGGGAATTACAAGAAATATGATTGAAGATCAAAATTCAATTGTCTTGCCGCTTGGAAAAAAAGCTATGCCTAAATTGCCAGTCGGCGTAGTTGGAGGAAAAACTGCAAGTCAGCAATTAAATGAACTTTTTTACGGTGCAATTGGAACTGATGACTTTACGAAATTTCCAAGAAAATTTGCAGCTGTTGCGACAGATTTAAATTCTGGAGAAGGAGTTATGATTACAAAGGGTTCGATTGCAACGGCTATTCGTGCGAGTTTGTCGCTCCCTTCAATATTTGCGCCAGTTAGAAGTGGCGATAGACTTTACATTGACGGAGGAGTTGTAAGAAATTTACCTGTACAGGATTTAAAAGTTCTGGGAGCTGATTATACGATTGGAGTTAATGTTGGAGATGGATTTGTAAAAAGAGATGAGAATAAAATGAACTTGATTGATGTAATAACAGATTCATCAACAATTGCGGGTAGACAGGAAGTTGAGCGTCAAATTAGAATGCTTGATTTGTATATGAAACCAGATTTGGAAAAATTTGAGGCGTACGATTTTTCAAAAGTTAAGGAAATTATTGCAGCTGGTGAAAAAATTGCAAGAGATAATATTGATAAAATAAGAGAATTATCAAATCCTAAACTTTATGATGAGCTTGAAGAGAAAAGAAAAGAGTTTAGAAAAACTTGGACTGACGAGTATAATATAACGAGTATCGACATTGAAGGAAATAAAAAATATAAAGATAGTTATTTTAAAAAATTTTTACCGAAAAAACTTGGAAATATGAATCGGCTTGAAATGGAAGAAATTGTGAATGAAATTTATCAAAATGGGAATTTTACAACGGCATATTACGAAGTGAAAAATAATAAACTTGTGATTAATGTTCAAGAAAAACCAAGTGATTATGTAACTTTGAATGGAAATATAAATAATGAAGACAAAGCAACTATTAATTTTGGATTTCAAGGAAATAAAGTTTTAGGAGATATAAATGCTAGATATTCTTCAAATACGACAGTATCAAATGAATATGGGATTAATAATAGCGTAATTTTAGGAATTGGGAAAGACGAAAAAGTGTTAATTCTAGGAAATTTGGATTATAAAAGAGACATGATTTATAATCAAAATTTTGGAAATGGATATTATGATTTTGTAAATAAAAAATTTAGTTTAGAAACTGGAGTTGGATTTCAAATTTCAAAAAATTTATTGCTTTTTACTGGAGGAGGTTATCAAACTTCAAAAGTTGAAAAAAATCAAGATCAGAGAAAAAATGGGAAAAAGAGATTTCCATTTTTTGAGACAAGTTTGACCTACGACACGAGAAATTCAATTGAGTCGCCAACAAAAGGAATCTATTTTACTTCAAAATACACTTTTTCAAATTCAAAAGATGCGAATTTTAATGCATTGTATCAAACAGGAGAAGTAAATATTCCAGTTGGAGAAAAACTGACATTTACACCAAAAGTTTCATATTTAACAGTAAAAGGGAACGACATACCTGAAACATACGAACCTAAATTGGGTGGAATAAAAACAGAAGATAATTCACTTGAATTTTTTGGACTTCCTGCAGATAAAGTCAGAGGAGAAAGCATATTTGTTGGAAGTGTGAAATTGCAGTACAATATTTCTAAAATTTTGTATGCGGATACGATGTATTCACGAGCTTATATTTCAGATGAAGGTTTTGATTTTGGAAGCAGAAAAAGAGAAAGTTATAAATTTGGATTTGGGGTAAAAACACCGCTTGGACCTGGTTATTTTGGAATAGCGAAAGTTCCTGGAGAAACTTTGCGATACATTTTGAATTTTGGGTATAAACCTCAATAA
- a CDS encoding RNA methyltransferase — MRNNIYVGLVHYPVYNKNSDVVATSVTNFDIHDISRTCRTYDIKKYFIITPVDAQKELTSRIIGFWTEGDGIEFNKNRNEAFENTELEDSVQSSVETIEKLEGRKPKIITTSARIFSNSVDYDVLGKEMIEDEAPYLILFGTGWGLTDEIMDLSYKILKPIRGKTKYNHLCVRSAVSIILDRLLGEN, encoded by the coding sequence ATGAGAAATAATATTTATGTAGGATTGGTTCACTATCCTGTATATAATAAAAATAGCGATGTGGTTGCGACTTCGGTTACAAATTTTGATATACACGATATTTCAAGAACTTGTAGAACTTATGATATAAAAAAATATTTTATTATAACACCTGTTGATGCTCAAAAAGAGCTGACAAGTAGAATTATCGGTTTCTGGACTGAAGGTGATGGAATAGAATTTAATAAAAATAGGAACGAAGCGTTTGAAAATACGGAACTTGAAGATTCTGTGCAAAGTTCGGTTGAGACAATTGAAAAACTTGAAGGGAGAAAACCAAAAATTATAACAACTTCTGCGAGAATCTTTTCAAATTCAGTTGATTACGATGTTTTGGGAAAAGAGATGATAGAAGACGAAGCACCATATCTTATTTTATTTGGAACGGGTTGGGGACTTACTGATGAAATTATGGATTTGTCTTATAAAATTTTAAAACCTATTCGTGGAAAAACAAAATATAATCATTTGTGTGTCAGAAGCGCAGTGTCAATAATTTTGGATAGATTACTTGGAGAAAATTAA
- a CDS encoding O-antigen ligase — protein MEIIKRQKYLEKLYLLLGASIFIHYILVILFSILILFEIFISKEYKKILKDRALVTIGAVLGFSIIMSLFYKNILGLVAIPIFLCLIVGRYYTLEVDVEVKQEILQIISKFSVIPFLVGIVEFILTKGRIGYFAFFNPNYLGSVMMMGAIVNLYLFFEKRNKKNILFFFSNMATIFLSGSRSSLIAVILGIFVLLFYFLDKRYFIFGTFVLLVYILGVYLHIFPFLRMDTFVEYFWLRVEIVQMAIIAFKRTNFLYGHGNFFYYKFTNHVYPHSHNAIVEFLLSYGLIGTILLATVFFRYLYEILKKDRNNILKIALIVGVIFHNLTDFTIFWIQTVLLFIMISSYEEDNKMIKGYRKIKNEELEN, from the coding sequence GTGGAAATAATAAAAAGACAAAAATATTTAGAAAAATTATATTTATTATTGGGAGCTTCTATTTTTATTCATTATATTTTAGTAATTTTATTTAGCATCTTAATACTGTTTGAAATTTTTATCTCAAAAGAATATAAAAAAATATTGAAAGATAGGGCATTAGTTACAATTGGAGCTGTTTTAGGATTTTCGATAATAATGTCGCTCTTTTATAAAAATATTTTAGGGCTTGTGGCAATTCCAATATTTCTGTGCCTAATTGTTGGAAGATATTATACTTTGGAAGTTGATGTCGAAGTAAAGCAGGAAATTTTACAGATAATTTCAAAATTTTCGGTAATTCCATTTTTGGTTGGAATTGTTGAATTTATTTTGACAAAAGGTAGAATTGGATATTTTGCATTTTTTAATCCGAATTATTTAGGAAGCGTTATGATGATGGGAGCGATTGTGAATTTATATTTATTTTTTGAAAAAAGAAATAAAAAAAATATTTTGTTTTTTTTCTCAAATATGGCGACAATTTTTTTAAGTGGCTCTCGTTCATCGCTAATTGCAGTAATTTTAGGAATTTTTGTTTTACTCTTCTATTTTTTGGATAAAAGATATTTTATCTTTGGAACTTTTGTACTTTTAGTTTATATTTTGGGAGTTTATCTTCATATTTTCCCTTTTCTTCGAATGGATACTTTTGTGGAATATTTTTGGCTGAGAGTGGAAATTGTGCAAATGGCAATTATAGCTTTTAAGAGAACAAATTTTTTGTATGGACACGGAAACTTTTTTTATTACAAGTTCACAAACCATGTCTATCCACATTCGCACAATGCAATTGTAGAGTTTCTTTTAAGTTATGGACTAATTGGAACAATTTTACTTGCGACCGTTTTTTTCAGATATTTATATGAAATTTTGAAAAAAGATAGAAACAATATTTTAAAAATTGCTTTAATAGTTGGAGTAATCTTTCACAATTTGACGGACTTTACAATATTTTGGATTCAGACGGTACTTTTGTTTATAATGATTTCATCGTATGAAGAAGATAATAAAATGATAAAAGGTTATAGAAAAATAAAAAACGAAGAATTAGAGAATTAA
- the rimM gene encoding ribosome maturation factor RimM (Essential for efficient processing of 16S rRNA) produces the protein MENLINIGTIVGTHHLRGSVKINSIFEEIELIKGERVLLEKEEIKKILCVKNVKRLNEKKAILDFEEIKNIDEAQKLNGFKLKIRRDLLPKKTEDEFYIKDLLGIEVFLDNEKVGEITDVMETAAHEILIVEDIKTKKEIMIPLIDEFVKKIDFENGRVEVNLIDGMR, from the coding sequence ATGGAAAATTTAATTAATATCGGGACAATTGTGGGAACGCATCATTTACGGGGAAGTGTGAAAATTAATTCGATTTTTGAGGAAATTGAGTTAATTAAGGGTGAGAGAGTTTTGCTTGAAAAAGAAGAAATTAAAAAAATTCTTTGTGTAAAAAATGTGAAACGATTAAATGAAAAAAAAGCAATTTTAGATTTTGAAGAAATAAAAAATATTGACGAAGCTCAGAAATTAAATGGATTTAAATTAAAAATAAGAAGAGATTTGCTGCCAAAAAAGACGGAAGATGAGTTTTACATAAAAGACTTGCTTGGAATAGAAGTTTTTTTAGACAATGAAAAAGTTGGGGAAATTACAGATGTGATGGAAACTGCTGCACATGAAATTTTGATAGTTGAAGATATAAAAACTAAAAAAGAAATTATGATTCCGTTGATTGACGAATTTGTCAAAAAAATAGATTTTGAAAACGGAAGAGTCGAAGTAAATTTGATTGACGGAATGAGATAG
- the trmD gene encoding tRNA (guanosine(37)-N1)-methyltransferase TrmD, with protein MKFNVLTLFPELFEKYLSQTILKRAVDKNIIDYEIINIRDYARNKHSQMDDIPFGGGAGMVLKPEAYWNYFYENFEYFKNENSELKKPYVIFLSPQGKQLTHKKVTELSQKDEIVLISGRYEGLDQRVIDKFVDEEISIGDYVLSSGDLPSLVLMDSVIRIKNGVIKKESFETDSFYNGLLGFPQYTRPVEIDGMEVPEVLRSGNHAKIDEFRQMKSIEKTIQNRKDLFEKKLAEDEEFLKFYRKKYKKL; from the coding sequence ATGAAATTTAATGTTTTAACTTTATTTCCTGAACTTTTTGAGAAGTATTTATCACAAACTATTTTAAAAAGAGCAGTTGATAAAAATATAATAGATTACGAAATTATTAATATTCGTGATTATGCAAGAAATAAACACAGTCAAATGGACGACATCCCTTTTGGTGGCGGTGCTGGAATGGTTTTAAAGCCAGAAGCCTACTGGAATTATTTCTATGAAAATTTTGAATATTTTAAAAATGAAAATTCAGAATTAAAAAAACCATATGTAATATTTTTATCTCCGCAAGGAAAGCAATTGACGCACAAAAAAGTTACAGAACTTTCTCAAAAAGATGAAATTGTGCTGATTTCAGGTCGTTATGAGGGTCTTGACCAAAGAGTTATTGATAAATTTGTTGACGAAGAAATTTCAATTGGAGATTATGTTTTAAGCAGTGGCGATTTGCCGTCGCTAGTTTTGATGGATTCTGTCATTCGGATAAAAAATGGTGTAATAAAAAAAGAATCTTTTGAAACGGATTCATTTTATAATGGACTTTTAGGGTTTCCGCAATATACAAGACCTGTAGAAATTGATGGAATGGAAGTACCAGAGGTTTTAAGGAGTGGAAATCATGCAAAAATAGATGAGTTTAGGCAGATGAAGTCGATTGAGAAAACTATTCAAAATCGGAAAGATTTATTTGAGAAAAAGTTAGCTGAAGATGAGGAGTTTTTGAAGTTTTATAGAAAAAAGTATAAAAAACTATAA
- a CDS encoding YARHG domain-containing protein, with the protein MFSLNKRNGKNLKFFSMTIFILFTVNTYTYWDFDPKRGYGELDYTPAYECYRFDTGKLCEESTQNNNSKLDISENIDEIMNKVLNGNEEILNQYSSDELKTIRNTIYAKKGYIFKNKDLKKYFSKKSWYKGYTSDENQISLSSDEKTFIDIVKSYE; encoded by the coding sequence ATGTTCTCATTGAATAAAAGAAATGGAAAAAATTTGAAATTTTTTAGCATGACAATATTTATCTTGTTTACAGTTAATACTTACACATATTGGGATTTTGATCCAAAAAGAGGGTATGGCGAATTAGATTATACCCCAGCATACGAATGTTACCGTTTTGATACAGGAAAGTTATGTGAAGAATCTACTCAAAATAATAATTCTAAATTAGACATTTCAGAAAATATTGATGAAATAATGAATAAAGTTTTAAATGGAAATGAAGAAATATTAAATCAATATTCATCAGATGAATTAAAAACTATTAGAAATACAATATATGCAAAAAAAGGATATATCTTCAAAAATAAAGATTTAAAAAAGTATTTTTCAAAAAAATCATGGTATAAAGGATATACTTCCGATGAAAACCAAATTTCACTTTCTTCTGATGAAAAAACATTTATAGATATAGTTAAAAGTTATGAATAA
- the trpS gene encoding tryptophan--tRNA ligase, with protein MKRSLSGIQPSGVLHIGNYFGAIKQFVELQNEYEGFYFLANYHALTSSPKGEDLKNNTINVILDYLALGLDPEKSTLFLQSDVPEHTELSWILSNVTPMGLLERAHSYKDKTAKGIKPNVGLFTYPVLMASDILIYSPDIVPVGKDQKQHVEITRDIAIKFNETYGKEVFKLPKEKIVENMATVPGTDGDKMSKSYGNVINMFGSKKQLKKQIMSIVTDSTPLEEPKNPDNNITKLYSLFATEEEVNALKEKFLAGNFGYGHAKTELFDKFMDYFAPFQKKREELLQNMDYVNEILKKGALKAREIATKKVDEVRDVVGIMKKSY; from the coding sequence ATGAAAAGAAGTTTATCTGGAATTCAACCCAGTGGAGTATTGCATATAGGAAACTATTTTGGCGCAATAAAACAGTTTGTGGAATTGCAAAATGAATATGAAGGTTTTTATTTTTTGGCAAATTATCATGCACTTACATCTTCGCCAAAAGGAGAAGATTTGAAAAATAATACAATAAATGTCATTTTAGACTATTTAGCTTTGGGACTTGACCCTGAAAAATCGACATTGTTTTTACAATCAGATGTGCCTGAGCACACAGAACTTTCTTGGATTTTATCAAATGTAACACCGATGGGACTTTTGGAAAGAGCTCATTCTTATAAAGATAAAACTGCCAAAGGAATAAAACCAAATGTTGGTTTATTTACTTATCCTGTACTTATGGCAAGTGACATTCTAATTTATTCGCCAGACATAGTTCCCGTTGGAAAAGATCAAAAGCAACATGTTGAAATAACAAGGGACATAGCAATAAAATTTAACGAAACTTATGGAAAAGAAGTTTTTAAATTGCCAAAAGAAAAAATAGTTGAAAATATGGCAACAGTTCCAGGAACAGACGGAGATAAAATGAGCAAATCATACGGAAATGTAATAAATATGTTTGGATCAAAAAAACAGCTAAAAAAACAAATAATGAGCATAGTTACAGATTCTACACCATTAGAAGAGCCTAAAAATCCAGATAACAATATAACAAAACTATATTCGTTATTTGCGACTGAAGAAGAAGTAAATGCGTTAAAAGAAAAATTTTTAGCTGGAAATTTTGGTTATGGACACGCAAAAACTGAATTATTTGACAAATTTATGGATTACTTTGCTCCATTTCAGAAAAAAAGAGAAGAACTTTTGCAAAATATGGATTATGTAAACGAAATATTGAAAAAAGGTGCGCTAAAAGCAAGAGAAATTGCAACTAAAAAGGTTGATGAAGTTAGAGATGTAGTTGGGATTATGAAAAAAAGTTATTAA
- the cbiD gene encoding cobalt-precorrin-5B (C(1))-methyltransferase CbiD, whose protein sequence is MENYVYFNGRKLRYGYTTGSSATAATKAALLLLLGKVEKIEEVEIDVPAGKRIKIGIKSFEKTKDYATVTVVKDGGDDPDATHGLEIVSKVSFRKDNKINIFGGKGVGKVTKVGLPVEIGKSAINPTPMKMLTSIVEEFLPEGKGVDVEISVPLGEEAAKKTMNAKLGIIGGISILGTMGIVRPMSEESWKASLAIELKQNLTYFNTKTAIFLFGNRGKMFLSKEFPKRAEEGVVISNFVGYMFDKACEYEVKKVYFIGELGKFVKVAGGIFHTHSRVSDAKMEILAANALLVGEKLENVYKILDSNTTEEASGYIEKKEVFNLLAEKAKQKCEEHCRKNGWDLEVETLILSAEKKIIGQSKDFFKEF, encoded by the coding sequence ATGGAAAATTATGTATATTTTAACGGTAGAAAATTGCGATATGGTTATACTACTGGGAGTTCAGCAACGGCAGCGACTAAAGCAGCATTGTTACTTTTGCTGGGAAAAGTCGAAAAAATCGAAGAAGTTGAAATAGACGTTCCAGCAGGTAAGAGAATAAAAATTGGGATTAAATCTTTTGAAAAGACGAAGGATTATGCGACGGTGACTGTTGTGAAAGATGGGGGAGATGACCCTGATGCGACACATGGTTTGGAGATTGTTTCAAAAGTGAGTTTTAGAAAAGATAATAAAATCAATATTTTTGGAGGAAAAGGAGTTGGAAAAGTTACAAAAGTTGGGCTTCCTGTAGAAATTGGAAAATCAGCAATTAATCCAACACCAATGAAAATGTTGACAAGTATTGTTGAGGAGTTTCTTCCAGAGGGAAAAGGAGTTGATGTTGAAATCAGTGTGCCTTTGGGTGAGGAAGCTGCTAAAAAAACAATGAATGCAAAATTAGGGATTATCGGTGGAATCTCGATTCTTGGAACAATGGGAATTGTGCGACCAATGTCTGAAGAGTCATGGAAAGCCTCTTTGGCAATAGAATTGAAGCAAAATTTGACATATTTTAATACAAAGACAGCGATTTTTCTTTTTGGAAATCGTGGAAAAATGTTTTTGAGCAAGGAATTCCCTAAAAGAGCTGAAGAAGGGGTTGTAATCAGTAACTTTGTTGGATATATGTTTGACAAAGCCTGTGAATATGAAGTTAAGAAAGTTTATTTTATTGGTGAATTGGGAAAATTTGTAAAAGTGGCAGGAGGAATTTTTCACACACATAGCCGAGTTTCTGATGCAAAAATGGAAATTTTAGCTGCAAATGCTCTATTAGTTGGCGAAAAATTGGAAAATGTTTACAAAATTTTAGATTCGAATACGACTGAAGAAGCTTCTGGATATATTGAAAAAAAGGAAGTTTTCAATTTACTAGCTGAAAAGGCAAAGCAAAAATGTGAAGAACATTGCAGAAAAAATGGCTGGGACTTGGAAGTAGAAACGTTGATTTTATCAGCTGAGAAAAAAATTATTGGACAAAGCAAGGACTTTTTTAAAGAGTTCTAG
- a CDS encoding U32 family peptidase, with the protein MIKKNNKLNILAPAGNYEKLVAAVKAGANEVFFGLKGFSARRNNENLDMKEVFSAIDYAHLHGVKAIMAFNTILKDSEIKSMYNNIKRVYEYGVDAVIVQDLGLVKFLKENFPNLKLHASTQMTVANHIEANRLKEMGLSRVCLARELSFEEIKEIRKNTDIELEIFVSGSLCISYSGNCYISSFIGGRSGNRGLCAYSCRKKFTDENGKSAYFLSPNDQFLQEKEINLLKEIGVDALKVEGRKKSSEYVFETVSYYDNILKGTPRPTESYKLFNRGYSKGYFYLDNKLMNQKYSSNFGYFLGVKLDESNNFKIDDELILGDGVQFVDENFEKISGEYVNKIIFNGKKVQKARKNDTISIGKLPKGTKYIYKNYSKELNDKIIHNIKVSKRFSAIDAEFVAEKGKKLKLTFEIKNLKNEKITVTKESNFVLDEIAKKMISKEQIAEKIAELGDTSFELANVKIIYDGNSFIPFSELKNLKRLCTQELSKELLASYKRVAPEKREYEFLQEKVVKKPIFSALVSNKEQEKVCRKLGIAKIYKKQFDVAKEKNLDKIEINTNLASNLYQVVMGEKNGLKGQSLDWNLNVFNNFTVEVFSRFLNLETVFLSPELSYRQLKVIKTDKIKKGLVIYGHLKGMYIEHKIFNEKYKELEGEFYDKYKIAKNDLDNIELYLNKPMNLIPKLDEILELGLDELRLDFTFETEEEIKKIIESLTTKTGKYTPYAFEQGVL; encoded by the coding sequence GTGATTAAAAAAAATAATAAATTAAATATTTTAGCACCAGCTGGAAATTATGAAAAACTAGTTGCGGCGGTAAAGGCTGGAGCGAATGAAGTTTTTTTTGGTCTGAAAGGATTTAGTGCCAGAAGAAATAATGAAAATTTGGACATGAAAGAAGTGTTTAGTGCGATTGACTATGCACATTTGCACGGTGTTAAAGCGATTATGGCTTTTAATACAATTTTAAAAGACAGTGAAATTAAAAGTATGTATAATAACATAAAAAGAGTGTATGAATATGGTGTTGATGCAGTTATTGTGCAGGATTTAGGATTGGTCAAATTTTTAAAAGAGAATTTTCCAAATTTAAAACTTCATGCAAGTACGCAAATGACGGTTGCTAATCATATTGAAGCCAATAGGTTAAAAGAAATGGGACTTAGCAGAGTTTGTCTTGCAAGGGAATTATCTTTTGAGGAAATTAAAGAAATTAGAAAAAATACTGATATTGAGCTAGAAATTTTTGTGTCAGGATCGCTTTGTATCTCGTATTCAGGAAATTGCTATATAAGTAGCTTTATTGGCGGAAGAAGTGGAAATCGTGGACTTTGCGCTTATTCTTGCAGAAAAAAATTTACTGATGAAAATGGGAAAAGTGCGTATTTTTTGAGTCCAAATGATCAGTTTTTGCAGGAAAAAGAGATTAATTTGTTAAAAGAGATTGGAGTTGATGCGCTAAAAGTTGAAGGACGGAAAAAATCTAGCGAGTATGTCTTTGAAACGGTAAGTTATTACGACAATATTTTAAAGGGAACGCCTAGACCGACAGAAAGTTATAAACTTTTTAACAGAGGATATTCCAAGGGTTATTTTTATTTGGATAACAAACTTATGAATCAAAAGTATTCTTCAAATTTTGGATATTTTTTGGGAGTTAAGCTAGATGAGTCGAATAATTTTAAAATTGACGATGAGTTAATTTTAGGTGACGGAGTTCAATTTGTTGATGAAAATTTTGAGAAGATTTCGGGAGAATATGTCAATAAAATTATTTTTAATGGGAAAAAAGTTCAAAAAGCTAGAAAAAATGACACGATTTCGATTGGAAAACTTCCAAAAGGGACAAAATATATTTATAAAAATTATTCTAAAGAACTCAATGACAAAATTATTCACAATATAAAAGTTTCCAAAAGATTTTCTGCCATTGATGCAGAATTTGTTGCCGAAAAAGGTAAAAAATTGAAACTTACTTTTGAGATTAAAAATTTGAAAAATGAAAAAATAACGGTCACAAAAGAAAGTAATTTTGTTTTGGATGAAATTGCAAAAAAAATGATTTCAAAAGAGCAAATTGCTGAGAAAATTGCGGAACTTGGCGATACATCATTTGAACTTGCAAATGTTAAAATAATTTATGATGGAAATTCGTTTATTCCATTTAGTGAACTTAAAAATTTAAAAAGATTGTGCACACAAGAGCTTTCTAAAGAGCTTTTAGCGTCTTACAAAAGAGTTGCACCTGAAAAGAGAGAATATGAATTTTTGCAAGAAAAAGTTGTGAAAAAACCTATTTTTTCTGCACTTGTTTCAAATAAAGAGCAGGAAAAAGTTTGTCGTAAGCTTGGAATTGCTAAAATTTATAAAAAGCAGTTTGATGTGGCAAAAGAGAAGAATCTTGATAAAATAGAAATAAACACAAATTTGGCATCAAATCTTTATCAAGTTGTGATGGGCGAAAAAAATGGATTAAAAGGGCAATCACTTGATTGGAACTTAAATGTTTTTAACAATTTTACAGTAGAAGTTTTTTCTCGATTTCTAAATTTGGAAACTGTATTTTTGTCGCCTGAACTAAGCTATCGGCAATTGAAAGTTATAAAAACTGACAAAATAAAAAAAGGGCTTGTGATTTATGGTCATTTGAAGGGAATGTATATCGAGCATAAAATTTTTAATGAAAAGTATAAAGAGCTTGAGGGAGAGTTTTATGACAAATATAAAATTGCAAAAAATGATTTAGATAACATTGAGCTTTATTTGAACAAGCCTATGAATTTAATTCCTAAGTTGGATGAAATTTTGGAGCTTGGACTTGATGAGTTAAGACTTGATTTTACTTTTGAGACAGAAGAAGAAATAAAAAAAATTATTGAAAGTTTGACGACAAAAACTGGGAAATATACTCCATATGCTTTTGAACAGGGAGTTTTATAA
- a CDS encoding PTS-dependent dihydroxyacetone kinase phosphotransferase subunit DhaM has protein sequence MESKNMKNKNLVGVVVASHNNKLAEEIINFAKVLRQEDFPIVNGGDVEREVYGTNVENMKNAVISADSGAGVLIFVDMGSSIFNAMQVVKELEGEVDARIVDAPIVEGVLSAVAANSSDMDLEDLRLIAEESRNFTKLRKEL, from the coding sequence ATGGAAAGTAAAAATATGAAAAATAAAAATTTAGTTGGAGTCGTTGTTGCGAGTCATAATAACAAACTTGCTGAAGAAATTATTAATTTTGCAAAAGTTTTAAGACAGGAAGATTTTCCAATTGTGAATGGTGGAGATGTTGAAAGGGAAGTTTATGGTACAAATGTAGAAAATATGAAAAATGCAGTGATTTCCGCTGATAGTGGCGCTGGAGTATTAATTTTTGTGGATATGGGAAGTTCAATTTTTAATGCTATGCAAGTGGTAAAAGAATTGGAAGGGGAAGTTGACGCAAGAATTGTTGATGCTCCAATTGTGGAAGGAGTTTTATCGGCTGTCGCAGCAAATTCTTCGGATATGGATTTGGAAGATTTGAGATTGATTGCTGAAGAAAGTAGAAATTTTACGAAATTAAGAAAAGAACTATAA